A single Brevundimonas sp. M20 DNA region contains:
- a CDS encoding enoyl-CoA hydratase-related protein, producing MDTYANILIERHDDGYAVVTLNRPEALNALNSALFADIAAFLDSVEHDDSVRCLILTGSGDKAFAAGADIKEMAGQSYAQMYTGNYFALGHDRITRFRKPIIAAVNGFALGGGCELAMLCDFIIASEKAKFGQPEINLGVAPGIGGSQRLTRLVGKSKAMDMVLTARMMDAAEAERAGLASRVVPHDDLLAETRKIAAKIASQSPLAVMANKEMVNAALETTLTQGVQFERRLFHSLFAFDDQKEGMAAFVEKRKPNFTGQ from the coding sequence ATGGACACCTACGCCAACATCCTGATCGAGCGTCACGACGACGGCTATGCGGTGGTCACCCTGAACCGGCCCGAGGCGCTGAACGCGCTGAACTCGGCCCTGTTCGCCGACATCGCCGCCTTCCTCGACAGCGTCGAACACGACGACAGCGTGCGCTGCCTGATCCTCACCGGTTCGGGCGACAAGGCCTTCGCCGCCGGCGCCGACATCAAGGAGATGGCCGGTCAGTCCTACGCCCAGATGTACACGGGCAACTATTTCGCCCTCGGCCACGACCGCATCACCCGCTTCCGCAAGCCGATCATCGCCGCGGTCAACGGCTTCGCCCTCGGCGGCGGCTGCGAGCTGGCCATGCTGTGCGACTTCATCATCGCCAGTGAGAAGGCGAAGTTCGGCCAGCCCGAGATCAACCTCGGCGTCGCCCCCGGCATCGGCGGCTCCCAGCGCCTGACCCGTCTGGTCGGCAAGTCCAAGGCGATGGACATGGTCCTGACCGCCCGCATGATGGACGCCGCCGAGGCCGAGCGCGCCGGCCTCGCCTCCCGCGTCGTCCCCCATGACGACCTGCTGGCCGAAACCCGCAAGATCGCCGCGAAGATCGCGAGCCAGAGCCCCCTGGCCGTCATGGCCAACAAGGAAATGGTCAACGCCGCCCTCGAAACCACCCTGACCCAGGGCGTCCAGTTCGAGCGCCGCCTGTTCCACTCCCTCTTCGCCTTCGACGACCAGAAGGAAGGCATGGCCGCCTTCGTCGAAAAGCGGAAACCCAACTTCACCGGCCAATAA